The genomic window GAAGTTGATCACGCCCTTGAGGTACAGCGCGTAGTCGATGGCCGGGCTGGCCGGGTGCAGGCGCATGAAGCGGTCCAGCGTGGCGATGGCCTCGGCTTTTTGCCCGTCCTTGAACTGCGAATAGGCCTTGTCCAGCTGCGCCTGCTGCGCCAGCGGCGTGCCGGCGGCGCGGCCTTCCAGCGTCTCGAACAGCGGCACCGCCTTGTCGTAGGCGCCCGAGTTCTGCTCGTCCTTGGCCTCGGCGTAGATGCGGTTGGGGCTCCAGCCCGCGGTGCGGTCCACCGGCTTGGACGAGCACGCCGCCAGCAGGCTGGCGGCCATCACGGCGGCTGCCGTCGCCGCCGATAATCGGGCGCGTTGCATTGCGGGCAAATCCTCTTGAGTCAAGCTTTTTCGATTATATCGGCCGACCCCTTGGCCAGCGGCCCTGAAACCGGCGCCGAGGACGACACCCCCGAGCCCGGCGCCGAGCTGGAAACGCGCACGTTGGCGGTGCCGGCCGAGGGCCATGGCCAGCGGCTCGACCGCGTGCTGGCCGCGCGGGTGCCCGAGTTCTCGCGCAGCTATCTGCAGCAGCTGGTGGGCGCAGGCGCGGTGCGCCTGAACGGCGTGCCGGCGGCCAAGCCGGCGCAGAAGCTGCGCGCCGGCGACGTGCTCGATGTCGAGCTGCGCCCCACGCCCATGAGCCAGGCCTTCGTGCCGCAAGCCATGGACCTGGTGGTGCCGTATGAGGACGAGCACCTGCTGGTGGTCGACAAGCCCGCCGGCCTGGTGGTGCACCCCGCGCCGGGGCATTGGAGCGGCACGCTGCTCAACGCCCTGCTGGCACGCGACGCGCGGGCCGCAGGGCTGCCGCGCGCCGGCATCGTGCACCGGCTGGACAAGGACACCAGCGGCCTGATGGTGGTGGCGCGCTCGCGCCAGGCCATGGACGCGCTGGTGGCGCAGATCGGCGCGCGACAGGTGCGCCGCGAATACCTGGCGCTGGCGCACCGGCCCTGGCAGGGCGCGGCCGAGCGCGAGGTGGATGCCCCCATCGGGCGCGACCCGCGCAACCGCCTGCGCATGGTGGTGGTGGACTTGCAGCGCCACCCCGGCAAGCCGGCGCAGACCCTGGTGCAGCGGCTGCAGAACGCCGAAGCCGGCTGCCTGCTGCGCTGCCTGCTGCGCACCGGCCGCACGCACCAGATCCGCGTGCACCTGGCGCAGCTGGGCCACCCGCTGGTGGGCGACGCGCTGTATGGCGGCGCGCCGGCGGCCGGCATGGCGCGCCAAGCCCTGCACGCGCGGCGCCTGTCGCTGACGCACCCGGTCACGGGCGCGGCGCTGGACTTTGTGGCGCCACTGCCGCCCGACCTGGCGGCGGCGCTGGCGGCCTGGGGCCTTACAATCCCGGATGACGACGCGGCCACCGGTTGAGCCAGCGCTCGGGCCGCGTGGCACGCCGGCCCAACATCTTCCTTCACCGGGCACTTCGGCCCGAACCACGCGCCCCGGGCGCGCCCTGCCCAAGAGACCCAAGCCGTGACCTCCGCGGACGCCAAGCGCATCCTTGAAACCGCATTGATCTGCGCCCAGCAGCCCCTGCCCCTGCGCGAGCTGCAGGCGCTGTTTGCCGGCGAGCTGGGGCCGGACACGCTCAAGGCGCTGCTGCTGGAGCTGCAGGACGACTGGGCGCAGCGCGGCGTGGAGCTGGTGGCCGTGGCCAGCGGCTGGCGCTTTCAAAGCCGCCCCGAGCTGCGCGAGTACCTCGACCGCCTGCACCCCGAAAAGCCGCCCAGGTACACCCGTGCCACGCTGGAGACGCTGGCCATCATCGCCTACCGCCAGCCCGTCACGCGCGGCGACATGGAAGACATCCGCGGTGTCACCATCAACTCGCTGCTGCTCAAGCAGCTGGAGGACCGCGGCTGGGTCGAGGTCATCGGCCACCGCGAGACCGTCGGCCGCCCGGCGCTGTACGCCACCACGCGCCAGTTCCTGGACGACCTGGGCCTGCAGTCGCTGGAGCAGCTGCCCATCCTGGAGGACGCCGCCGAGCCCGTGCCCGGCATGTTCGAGGCGCTGCAGGACGAGGCACCGGCGGCGGCCGATCCAGCCATCGATCCAGCGCCCGTCGAGGCCGACGCCGACCCTGCGCCCCCCGTCACCGATGCCGCCGCAGACGCCCCCGAAGAAAGCCCGACGCCATGAACCCCCAGGACAGCACCTCCCCGCCGCCGGATTCGGATCAAAACAAGGCTCCAGCCGGCATGGATCAAGCGCAATCAGCTATCGATAAAATAGCAATCGAGATGCCGGCCACGCCCGCCCCAGGCACCGACGACGACGCGCCCGTGGCCTTCGACGACCTGGTCTCCGGGCGTTTCGACGAGCAGGCCGTCGCGCCCGCCGCGCCGCCCAAGCGCGTGCTGCTGCCCCAGCCCGAGCAACCCAAGCTGCACAAGGTGCTGGCGCAGGCGGGGCTGGGCTCGCGCCTGGAGATGGAGCAGCTCATCCTGCAAGGGCGCATCACGGTCAACGGCCAGCCGGCGCACATCGGCCAGCGCGTGCAATTCGGCGACCAGGTCAAGATCAACGGCAAGCCCATCCATGTGCGCATCGCGCCGCCGCCGGCGCGCGTGCTGGCCTACCACAAGCCGGTGGGCGAGGTGGTCACGCACGACGACCCGGGCAACCGCCCCACGGTGTTTCGCAAGCTGCCGCGCCTGCAGCAGGGCAAGTGGCAGTCGGTGGGCCGGCTGGACCTGAACACCGAAGGCCTGCTGCTGTTCACCACCTCGGGCGAGCTGGCCAACCGCCTGATGCATCCGCGCTTCGGCCTGCAGCGCGAATACGCCGTGCGCGTGCTGGGCGCGCTCACCGACGAGGAAAAGCAGCGCCTGCTCGACGGCGTGCAGCTCGACGACGGCCTGGCGCAGTTCGGCGCCATCACCGAGGAAGGGCAGGGCGAGGGCGCCAACCAGTGGTACCGCGTCACCATCGGCGAGGGGCGCAACCGCGAGGTGCGCCGCATGATCGAGGCCGTGGGCCACGCCGTCAGCCGCCTGATCCGCATCCGCTACGGCGCCATGCTGCTGCCGCGCGGCCTGCGCCGCGGCATGTGGATGGAGCTGGGCGAGCGCGACATCCGCGCGCTGGGTGAGGCCTCGGGCACGCCCGAGCACGTGCTGCGCGGCGCGCCCGAGCCGCAGCCCGGCCGCGCCGATGCGCCCCGCCGCGGCGGGCGTGCCGACCGAGGGCGTGGCAGCGGGCCGCGGCCCAACATGGCAGCCGGCGCCCGCCCGCCTGAGCCGCGCCCGCGCCGCGCCGGCCCCCCGGCACGCCGCCCGGGCGTGGTGCCAGCGCCGGCCAGCCCGACCCGATGCGCACCTCGCAGGGCTACATCGGCGCCGACAGCTATCGCCCACCCCGCGCGGGTGGCGGCCCGCGCGCGGGTGGCCCCGGCGCCGGCGGCTTCAGGGGCCCGCGCCCCGGCGGCGCGGCCGGCGCGCGTGGGCCCTCGTGGCCCCCGTGGGCCGGGCCTGGGCGGCCCCCGGGGTCCGCGCCGGGGCTCCGGCGGCGGCCGGTAGCCCTGAAGCCGGCGCGCGCGCTAAAATCAAAAGCTTTGTTCATTCGGCAAAAACCAATCTTTTTCAAGCAGGAACCTCTCATCCATGGCCACCCAACGCACCCTGTCCATCATCAAGCCCGACGCCGTCGCCAAGAACGTCATCGGCCAGATCTACGCCCGCTTCGAGGCCGCCGGCCTGAAGATCATTGCCGCGCGCATGCAGCACCTGTCGCGCCGTGAGGCCGAGCAGTTCTACGCCGTGCACAAGGAGCGCCCCTTCTTCAAGGACCTGGTCGATTTCATGATCTCCGGCCCGGTGATGATCCAGGTGCTGGAAGGCGAGGGCGCCATCGCCAAGAACCGCGACCTGATGGGCGCCACCGACCCCAAGAAGGCCGACAAGGGCACCATCCGCGCCGACTTCGCCGACTCGATCGACGCCAACGCCGTGCACGGCTCCGACGCGCCCGAGACGGCGGCCGTCGAAGTGGCCTTCTTCTTCCCCGGCCTGTCGATTTACTCCCGTTGATTCCTGGCGGGGCGCCAAGCCCCTCTGGCATGTCCCTTCCTGGCGTCAATCTGCTCGAGTTCGACCTGGACGCGCTGGCCGCGTTCTGCGAGACGCTGGGCGAAAAGCGCTTTCGCGCCACGCAGCTGTTTCGCTGGATTCACCAGCGCGGCGTGGCCGACTTCGGCCAGATGAGCGACCTGGCCAAGTCGCTGCGCGACAAGCTGGCCGGCAGCGCCCACGTGGCGGCGCCGGCGGTGACGACGCAGCACATCTCCAAGGACGGCACCATCAAGTGGCTGTTCGACGTGGGCGGCGGCAACGCGATCGAGACGGTATTCATCCCCGAGGATGATCGGGGCACGCTGTGCATTTCCTCGCAGGCCGGCTGCGCGGTGGGCTGCCGCTTCTGTTCCACCGGCCATCAGGGCTTCTCGCGCAACCTGACGACGGGCGAGATCGTCGGCCAGCTGTGGTTTGCCGAGCACTTTTTGCGCCGGCATCTGGGCCGGGACGAGCGCGTCATCACCAACGTGGTGATGATGGGCATGGGCGAGCCGCTGCAGAACTACGACCGCGTGCTGCCCGCCCTGCGCACCATGCTCGACGACCACGGCTACGGCCTGTCGCGCCGGCGCGTGACGGTGTCCACCTCGGGCGTGGTGCCCATGATCGACCGGCTGGCGCGCGACTGCCCGGTGGCGCTGGCGGTGTCGCTGCACGCGCCGGATGACGCCTTGCGCACGCACCTGGTGCCGCTCAACCGCAAGCACCCCATCGACGAGCTGCTGGCCACCTGCACGCGCTACCTGCCGCACGCGCCGCGCGACTTCATCACCTTCGAGTACGTCATGCTCGACGGCGTCAACGATTCGCCCGAGCACGCCCAGGCGCTGATCGCGCTGATGCGCCGCCACGGCGCGCAAGGCCTGCGCGCCAAGTTCAACCTGATTCCGTTCAACCCGTTCCCGCAGTCGGGCCTGGTCTGCTCGCCGATGCCGCGCGTGCTGGCCTTCGGCAAGGCGCTGAACGACGCCGGCATCGTCACCACCGTGCGCAAGACGCGCGGTGACGACATCGACGCCGCCTGCGGCCAACTGGCCGGCGACGTGCAGGACCGCACCCGCGTGCACGAGCGCATGGCGCGCCAGCGCAGCTACACGCGCCGGCGCGCCGACGCACCCGAAGGATAGACCGGATGAAGACCCTGTTGCCGCACCGCCCCCGCGTTTTGCTGGCCCTGGCCGCCCTGGCCCTGGCCGGATCGGCGCTGCTGGCCGGCTGCGCCGCCCCTGGCGGGGCATCGGGCGCCGCGCCCTCCGAGCTGGCGACCTCCATGGACGACAGCGCCGCGCGCAAGCGCGCCGAAACCCATCTGGCGCTGGCCAGCGGCTACTACGAAAACGGCCAGTACCCGGTGGCGCTGGATGCCGTCAAGGCTGCCCTGCAGGCCGATCCCAGCTACGCCAAGGCCTACGACGTGGCCGGCAGCATCTACGCGGCCCTGGGCGACAACGCGCGCGCCTTCACGCACTTCAACCGGGCGCTGGAGCTCGACCCGCAGAACGCCAACGCCATGCACAACCTGGGCTGGCTGCAATGCCAGGCCGACCACTACGCCGAGGCGCAGGCCCTGTTCGAGCGCGCCGTCGCGGTCCCGGCCTACCTGGGCCGCGCCAAAACCCTGATGGTGCAGGGCATCTGCCAGGCGCGCGCCGGCCAGGCCCGGCAGGCCGAGGCGACGCTGATGCGCTCCTACGAGCTGGATGCCGGCAACCCCGTCACCGCCTACAACCTGGCGCTGCTGCTGTACCAGCGTGGCGACAACGAGCGCGCGCGCTTTTACATCCGGCGGCTCAACAACAGCGAGCTGGCCAACGCGCAGTCGCTGTGGCTGGGCATCAAGGTCGAGCACCGCCTGAACGACCGCAAGGCCATGGAGCAGCTGGCCGGCCAGCTGCGCCGGCGCTTTCCGGCCTCCAGCGAGCTGATTGCCTACGAGCGGGGGCGATTCGATGATTGAACCCCAGTCCGGCTTCGGTCCGTTGGACGCCACGCGGCCGGCTTCGCTCGACGCCACGCTGCCGGCTTCGCTGGAGGCGGCGCCCGTGCCGTCCAGCGCGCCCGCGTCGGCCGGCGCCATGCTGCGCCAGATGCGCGAGGCCGCCGGGGTGGACGCCGGCGTGCTGGCCAGCGCCATGAAGGTGTCGCTGTCCAAGCTCGATGCGCTGGAGCACGACCGGCTCGAGCAGCTGCCCGACGTGACCTTCGCCCGCGCGCTGGCCTCGGCCATCTGCCGCGCCTTCGGCGTCGACCCCGCACCGGTGCTGGCCCTCATGCCGGCCCCTGCCGCGGGCCTGCGTGCGCCCGTCTCCAACGTCAACGAGCCGTTTCACCCAGCGGGTGAAAGCGGCGTGGCCGCGCTGTCGAGCGCCTTCTCGCGCCCGCTGCTGGCCGTCATCGCCGTGCTGCTGCTGGGCGCCGCGCTGCTGTGGCTGTGGCCCACCTGGCCGATTCGCCTGACCGAGCCCGCGCCGGCTGCGATGCCCGACGCCAGCACCGACGCCGCGGCGCCCGCCGCCGAGCCGGTGCCGGCCGAGCCGCCGGCTCCCGCTCCCGCAGCCGCCGAAACCGCGGCGCCGGAACCGGTGTCCGCGGCAGCCACGCCAGCGTCGGCTGCGCAGGCGCCTGCCTCGGCGCCGGCGGCCGTGGCCACGTCCAGCAACGCGCCGCTGAGCCTGAGCGCCAGCGGCGAGAGCTGGGTGACGGTGCACGACGCCAACGACAAGCCCCTGATCAACCGCGCCCTCAAGGCCGGCGAAAGCGTGACGCTGGACGGCGCGTTGCCGCTGTCGGTCACCATCGGGCGCAAGGACGCGGTGCAGGCCACGGTGCATGGCCAGCCGTTCGACATCCGCTCGCTCGGTTCCAGTACGGTGGCGCGTTTTCAGGTCAAGTGATGGATCAGGCCGTGACAGCCCCGCAGGCTATTGCCGTGGCGCAACCGGCGGCACGCCACTCGCGCCAGGCGCGCGTGGCCTGGGGCGCGCGCGTGGTCACCGTGGGCGGCGACGCGCCGGTGCGCGTGCAGTCCATGACCAACACCGACACGGCCGACGCGGCCGCCACCGCGCGCCAGGTGAAAGAGCTGGCCCTGGCCGGCAGCGAGCTGGTGCGCATCACCGTCAACACGCCCGAGGCCGCGGCCCAGGTGGCGCCCATCCGCGAGCGGCTCGACCGCATGGGCTGCGACGTGCCGCTGGTGGGCGACTTCCACTACAACGGCCACCGCCTGCTGACCGAACACCCCGACTGCGCGCAGGCGCTGTCCAAGTACCGCATCAACCCCGGCAACGTGGGCAAGGGCGCCAAGCACGACACCCAGTTCGCGCAGATGATCGAGGCGGCCCTGAAGTGGGACAAGCCGGTGCGCATCGGCGTCAACTGGGGCAGCCTGGACCAGGATTTGCTGGCCGCCCTGATGGACGACAACGCCCGCCGCCCCGAGCCCTGGGACGCGCGCCAGGTGATGTACGAGGCGCTGATCCAGTCGGCCCTGGGCTCGGCCGAACGCGCCGTCAAACTGGGCATGGCGCCGGCGCAGGTGATCTTGTCGTGCAAGGTCAGCGGCGTGCAGGATTTGATCGCCGTGTACCGCGAGCTGGCGCGCCGCTGCGACTACCCCCTGCACCTGGGCCTGACCGAGGCCGGCATGGCCACCAAGGGCACGGTGGCGTCCACCGCCGCGCTGGCCATCCTGCTGCAGGAGGGCATCGGCGACACCATCCGCGTCAGCCTCACGCCGCAGCCCGGCGAGGCGCGCACGCAAGAGGTGGTGGTGGCCAGCGAGATCCTGCAGGCGCTGGGCCTGCGCACCTTCGTGCCCAGCGTCACCGCCTGCCCGGGCTGCGGGCGCACCACCAGCACCGTGTTCCAGGAGCTGGCCAAGCAGATCGACGACCACCTGCGCGCGCAGATGCCGGTGTGGCGCATCAAGTACCCCGGCGTGGAGGCGCTGCGCGTGGCGGTGATGGGCTGCATCGTCAACGGCCCGGGCGAGAGCAAGCACGCCGACATCGGCATCAGCCTGCCCGGCACCGGCGAGATGCCGGCCGCGCCGGTGTACATCGACGGCCAGAAGGCGGTGACGCTGCGCGGCGAGCACATCGCGCAGGAGTTTCACCAGCTGGTCGAGCGCTACATCGAGCAGCGTTTTGGCCCGGGCGGCTCCTGATTTCAAGCCAAACAAGGCTGTGGCCCGCGTCAAACATGCGCGAGCAGCTATCAAAATAACAGTATTCCAATGTCTGGATCGTCTCGCATCAGCGCCATCAAGGGCATGAACGACATCCTGCCGCCGGACTCGGCGCGCTGGGAATGGCTGGAGGACGTGGTGCGCCGCGCCATGGCCGCGCACGCCTACCGCAACGTGCGCACGCCCATCATGGAGCACACCCAGCTGTTCACGCGCGGGCTGGGCGAGGTCACCGACGTGGTCGAAAAGGAGATGTACTCCTTCGAGGACCGGCCCGACCAGCACGGCCGCGCCGACCACCTGAGCCTGCGCCCCGAAAGCACGGCCGGCCTGGTGCGCGCCGTGGTCGAGCACAACCTGCTGTACGACGGCGGCAAGCGCCTGTACTACATGGGCCCCATGTTCCGGCGCGAGCGCCCGCAGCGCGGCCGCTATCGGCAGTTCCACCAGATCGGCGCCGAGGCGCTGGGCTTTGGCGGCCCCGAGGTCGACGCCGAGCTGATCCTGCTGGCCGTGCACCTGTGGGCCGCGCTGGGCATCCGCAACTGGCGGCTCGAACTGAACTGCCTGGGCCAGCCCGACGAGCGCCGCGCCCACCGCGCGGCGCTGATCCAGTATTTCGAGGCGCACGCCGAGCAGCTGGACGAGGACGCGCGCCGGCGCCTGCACAGCAACCCGCTGCGCATCCTGGACACCAAGAACCCGGCGATGCAGGCCCTGGTCGAGGGCGCGCCGCGCCTGCTGGACCATCTGGGCGAGGCCTCGCGCGCCCACTTCGAGGCCGTGCAGGCCATCCTGCGCGCCGCCGGTGTGCCGTATTCGATCAACCCGCGCCTGGTGCGCGGGCTGGACTACTACAACCTGACGGTGTTCGAGTTCATCACCGAAAGCCTGGGCGCGCAGGGCACCATCTGCGGCGGCGGGCGTTACGACTACCTCGTCGAACAGATCGGCGGCAAGCCCGCGCCCGCCGTCGGCTGGGCCATGGGCGTGGAGCGCGTGCTGGAGCTGCTGGCCGAGGAGGGCGTGCACCCACCGCAGCCCGTGCCCGACGCCTACGCCATCCTGCCCGACGCGGCCAGCGTGGCCGCCGCCATGCCCTGCCTGCAGGCCCTGCGCGCATGCGGCGTGGCGGTGCAGATGCACGCCGGCGGCGAGGCCGGCCTGGGCAGCATGAAGAGCCAGTTCAAGAAGGCCGACGCCTCGGGCGCGCGCTTTGCCCTCGTTTTCGGCGCCGACGAAATCGCCGCCGGCGAGGTCACCGTCAAGGCCTTGCGCGACGGCGCCGGCGCGCAGACGCGCCAGCCGCTGGCCGAGCCGGCCGCCTGGGCCGACCGCCTAAAATCCCCCGTTTGATCCGATCCTGACGACCGCCCATGGCCAAACACCTCGACCTCGAAGAGCAGGAACAGCTCGACCAGCTGCGCCACTTCTGGAACACCTGGGGCAACCTCATCACCTGGGCGCTGATCGTCGTGCTGGGCGCCTACGCGGCCTGGAACGGCTGGAACTACTGGCAGCGCCGCCAGGGCGCGCAGGCCGCGGCGCTGTACTCCGAGCTGGAGCGCAGCGCCGACGCCGGCGACGTGCCGCACCTGGAGCGCGTGCTCAGTGACATCAAGGATCGCTTCGGCCGCACCGCCTACGCCGCGCAGGGCGCCCTGCTGGCGGCCAAGGTGCTCGATGAGAAGGGCAAGGCCGCCGAGGCCCGTGCCGCGCTGGCCTGGGTGGCCGACAAGGCGCCCGACGACGGCCTGCAGGCCGTGGCGCGCCTGCGCCTGGCCTCGCTGCAGACCGGCGAGAAGGCGTATGACGAGGCGCTGAAGACCCTGTCGGCCAGCTTCCCGGCAGCCATGGTGCCGCTGGCGGCCGACCGCCGCGGCGACGTGCTGCTGCTGCAGGGCAAGCGCAGCGAGGCCGCCGCCGAGTTCGGCAAGGCTTACCAGGGCCTGGGCGCCGACCGCGGCGACTACCGGCGCCTGGTGGCCATCAAGCTCAACGCGCTGGGCATCGACCCCGAGGCCAAGGCTGCCGCGGCGGGAGCCGCCTCGTGAGCCGGCCCGTGACGACGCCCAGCCTGCGCAGCCTGGCCGGCGCGCTGGCCCTGCTGGCCGCCGCCGTGCTGGCCGGCTGCGCCAGCGGCTCGCCGCGGCCCAAGCCGGCCGAGCTGCCGCCCAACGTCGATCTGATCGGCGTGCGCCAGGCCTGGCACGCCACGCTGGCGCCGATCGCGTTTCCGCTGCAGGTGCACACCCTGGGCAGCCAGGTGCTGCTGGCCAGCGGCGACGGCACGGTGGTGACGCTGGACGCCCGCAACGGCGCCGAGCTGGGCCGCGCCGGCGTCGGCGCGCCCCTGAGCGCCGGTGTGGGCGGCGACGGCCGCATGGCCGCCGTCGTCACGCGCGCCAACGAGGTGGTGGCGCTGGCGGGTGGGCGCGTGCTGTGGCGCCATCGCCTGCCCACGCAAAGCTACACCGCGCCGCTGGTGGCCGGCGGGCGCGTGTTCGTGCTGGGCGCCGACCGCTCGCTGACCGCGCTGGACGGCGGCAACGGCGCCAAGCTGTGGAGCCTGCAGCGCCCGGCCGAGCCGCTGGTGCTGCGCCAGGCCGGCGTGCTGCTGCCGGTGGGCAACACCCTGGTGGCCGGGCTGGCCGGGCGCCTGGTGGGAGTCGACCCCGACGACGGCCGCGTGCTGTGGGAGGCGCCCATCGCCTCGGCGCGCGGCACCAACGACGTCGAGCGCCTGGTCGACCTGGTGGCCGGCGTCGGCCGCGAGGGGCCGGTGATTTGCGCCCGCGCCTTCCAGACCGCCGTCGGCTGTGTCGACACCACCCAGGGCAGCTTGCGCTGGAGCAAGCCGGCCAACGGCGCCACCGGCCTGGCCAGCGACGACAAGAACCTGTACGGCGCCGAGGCCGACGGCACGGTGATGGCCTGGAACGCCGCCACCGGCGAGCGCGCCTGGCAGACCGAGCGCCTGAAGTGGCGCGAGCTGACCGGCCCGCTGGTGCTGGGCCGCTCGGTGGTGCTGGGCGACGGTACGGGCCTGGTGCACCTGCTGTCGCGCCAGGACGGCAGCGCGCTGGACCGCCTGACGACCGATGGCTCGGGCATTGCCGCCACGCCGGTGGCCGCGGGCAACACCCTGGTTGTCGTAACCCGTGCCGGCGGCGTGTACGCCTACCGACCCGACTGATCGACCCAAGGCGCACCGCGTGAAACCCGTCCTGGCCCTGGTGGGCCGCCCCAACGTCGGCAAGTCCACGCTGTTCAACCGGCTGACCAAGAGCCGCGATGCCATCGTGGCCGACTTTGCCGGCCTCACGCGCGACCGCCACTACGGCCAGGGCCACCTGGGCGCGCGCGAGTACATCGTCATCGACACCGGCGGCTTCGAGCCCACGGCCGAGTCGGGCATCTACAAGGAGATGGCCAAGCAGACGCGCCAGGCGGTGGCCGAGGCCGACGCGGTGATCTTCATCGTCGATGCCCGCGCCGGCCTGTCGGCGCAGGACCACGACATCGCCAACTACCTGCGCCGCCTGGGCAAGCCCTGCCTGCTGGTGGCCAACAAGGCCGAGGGCATGACCGAGGGCGCGCAGCTGGCCGAGTTCTACGAGCTGGGCCTGGGCGAGGTGGTGCCCGTCTCGGCCGCCCACGGCCAGGGCGTGCGCGGCATGCTGGAGGCGGCGCTGGACGCGCTGGCGCTGCCCGAAGGCGAGGAGGGTGACGAGCCCGAGGACGACGGCAGCATCCGCCTGGCCGTGGCCGGCCGCCCCAACGTGGGCAAGTCCACCCTCATCAACACCTGGCTGGGCGAGGAGCGCCTGGTGGCCTTCGACATGCCCGGCACCACGCGCGACGCCATCCGCGTGCCCTTCGAAAAGGGCGGGCAGAAGTTCTCGCTGATCGACACGGCCGGCCTGCGCCGCAAGGGCAAGGTGTTCGAGGCGATCGAGAAGTTCTCGGTCGTCAAGACCCTGCAGGCCATCGAGTCGGCCCACGTCGTGTTGCTGCTGCTGGACGCCACGCAGGGCGTGACCGACCAGGACGCGCACATCGCCGGCTTCATCCTGGAGGCCGGGCGCGCCGTGGTGGTGGCCGTCAACAAGTGGGACGCGGTGGACGCCTACCGGCGCGAATGGGTGCAGCGCGACATCGAGGCGCGCCTGGGCTTCCTGAAGTTCGCCAACATGCACTTCATCTCGGCGCAAAAGCGCCAGGGCCTGGGCCCGGTGTGGAAGTCGATCACGCAGGCGCACCAGGCGGCCATGCGCAAGCTGCCCACGCCCCAGCTCACCCGCGTGCTGCAGGAAGCGGTGCAGTTCCAGACGCCCAAGCGCTCGGGCATGTACCGCCCCAAGCTGCGCTACGCCCACCAGGGCGGCATGAACCCGCCGATCGTCGTGGTGCACGGCAATTCGCTCGAGG from Burkholderiaceae bacterium includes these protein-coding regions:
- a CDS encoding RluA family pseudouridine synthase, with product MSADPLASGPETGAEDDTPEPGAELETRTLAVPAEGHGQRLDRVLAARVPEFSRSYLQQLVGAGAVRLNGVPAAKPAQKLRAGDVLDVELRPTPMSQAFVPQAMDLVVPYEDEHLLVVDKPAGLVVHPAPGHWSGTLLNALLARDARAAGLPRAGIVHRLDKDTSGLMVVARSRQAMDALVAQIGARQVRREYLALAHRPWQGAAEREVDAPIGRDPRNRLRMVVVDLQRHPGKPAQTLVQRLQNAEAGCLLRCLLRTGRTHQIRVHLAQLGHPLVGDALYGGAPAAGMARQALHARRLSLTHPVTGAALDFVAPLPPDLAAALAAWGLTIPDDDAATG
- the scpB gene encoding SMC-Scp complex subunit ScpB, with the protein product MTSADAKRILETALICAQQPLPLRELQALFAGELGPDTLKALLLELQDDWAQRGVELVAVASGWRFQSRPELREYLDRLHPEKPPRYTRATLETLAIIAYRQPVTRGDMEDIRGVTINSLLLKQLEDRGWVEVIGHRETVGRPALYATTRQFLDDLGLQSLEQLPILEDAAEPVPGMFEALQDEAPAAADPAIDPAPVEADADPAPPVTDAAADAPEESPTP
- the ndk gene encoding nucleoside-diphosphate kinase, producing MATQRTLSIIKPDAVAKNVIGQIYARFEAAGLKIIAARMQHLSRREAEQFYAVHKERPFFKDLVDFMISGPVMIQVLEGEGAIAKNRDLMGATDPKKADKGTIRADFADSIDANAVHGSDAPETAAVEVAFFFPGLSIYSR
- the rlmN gene encoding 23S rRNA (adenine(2503)-C(2))-methyltransferase RlmN, which encodes MSLPGVNLLEFDLDALAAFCETLGEKRFRATQLFRWIHQRGVADFGQMSDLAKSLRDKLAGSAHVAAPAVTTQHISKDGTIKWLFDVGGGNAIETVFIPEDDRGTLCISSQAGCAVGCRFCSTGHQGFSRNLTTGEIVGQLWFAEHFLRRHLGRDERVITNVVMMGMGEPLQNYDRVLPALRTMLDDHGYGLSRRRVTVSTSGVVPMIDRLARDCPVALAVSLHAPDDALRTHLVPLNRKHPIDELLATCTRYLPHAPRDFITFEYVMLDGVNDSPEHAQALIALMRRHGAQGLRAKFNLIPFNPFPQSGLVCSPMPRVLAFGKALNDAGIVTTVRKTRGDDIDAACGQLAGDVQDRTRVHERMARQRSYTRRRADAPEG
- the pilW gene encoding type IV pilus biogenesis/stability protein PilW; protein product: MKTLLPHRPRVLLALAALALAGSALLAGCAAPGGASGAAPSELATSMDDSAARKRAETHLALASGYYENGQYPVALDAVKAALQADPSYAKAYDVAGSIYAALGDNARAFTHFNRALELDPQNANAMHNLGWLQCQADHYAEAQALFERAVAVPAYLGRAKTLMVQGICQARAGQARQAEATLMRSYELDAGNPVTAYNLALLLYQRGDNERARFYIRRLNNSELANAQSLWLGIKVEHRLNDRKAMEQLAGQLRRRFPASSELIAYERGRFDD
- a CDS encoding helix-turn-helix domain-containing protein; this translates as MIEPQSGFGPLDATRPASLDATLPASLEAAPVPSSAPASAGAMLRQMREAAGVDAGVLASAMKVSLSKLDALEHDRLEQLPDVTFARALASAICRAFGVDPAPVLALMPAPAAGLRAPVSNVNEPFHPAGESGVAALSSAFSRPLLAVIAVLLLGAALLWLWPTWPIRLTEPAPAAMPDASTDAAAPAAEPVPAEPPAPAPAAAETAAPEPVSAAATPASAAQAPASAPAAVATSSNAPLSLSASGESWVTVHDANDKPLINRALKAGESVTLDGALPLSVTIGRKDAVQATVHGQPFDIRSLGSSTVARFQVK
- the ispG gene encoding flavodoxin-dependent (E)-4-hydroxy-3-methylbut-2-enyl-diphosphate synthase, with amino-acid sequence MDQAVTAPQAIAVAQPAARHSRQARVAWGARVVTVGGDAPVRVQSMTNTDTADAAATARQVKELALAGSELVRITVNTPEAAAQVAPIRERLDRMGCDVPLVGDFHYNGHRLLTEHPDCAQALSKYRINPGNVGKGAKHDTQFAQMIEAALKWDKPVRIGVNWGSLDQDLLAALMDDNARRPEPWDARQVMYEALIQSALGSAERAVKLGMAPAQVILSCKVSGVQDLIAVYRELARRCDYPLHLGLTEAGMATKGTVASTAALAILLQEGIGDTIRVSLTPQPGEARTQEVVVASEILQALGLRTFVPSVTACPGCGRTTSTVFQELAKQIDDHLRAQMPVWRIKYPGVEALRVAVMGCIVNGPGESKHADIGISLPGTGEMPAAPVYIDGQKAVTLRGEHIAQEFHQLVERYIEQRFGPGGS
- the hisS gene encoding histidine--tRNA ligase — translated: MSGSSRISAIKGMNDILPPDSARWEWLEDVVRRAMAAHAYRNVRTPIMEHTQLFTRGLGEVTDVVEKEMYSFEDRPDQHGRADHLSLRPESTAGLVRAVVEHNLLYDGGKRLYYMGPMFRRERPQRGRYRQFHQIGAEALGFGGPEVDAELILLAVHLWAALGIRNWRLELNCLGQPDERRAHRAALIQYFEAHAEQLDEDARRRLHSNPLRILDTKNPAMQALVEGAPRLLDHLGEASRAHFEAVQAILRAAGVPYSINPRLVRGLDYYNLTVFEFITESLGAQGTICGGGRYDYLVEQIGGKPAPAVGWAMGVERVLELLAEEGVHPPQPVPDAYAILPDAASVAAAMPCLQALRACGVAVQMHAGGEAGLGSMKSQFKKADASGARFALVFGADEIAAGEVTVKALRDGAGAQTRQPLAEPAAWADRLKSPV